From Pleurocapsa sp. PCC 7319:
TCTCGATCGTCCAGTGACCAACCAGTGAAGGTCTCAGGGTTTGCAGATAATGCTTTGAGATATAAATCTGCAAATATTCTTGCAGATGGAATTATGGAGAGTAGATTTTGAGGCTGTCGATGGTTCATTTATTAGCCTGACAATACTCTTTCAATCAAAAATTGATCTTATATCTTATTTTACTCTGATGATGATATGGTGATTAGCTTAACTACTACCCGGAGTGCAATAACCTGAAAATATCTTTACCGAATCATCTAACCTGCTAATTGCCTCGATTATTTTCAAGCGGTCACACCCTAAGTAATTTCAAAATCCCATGACTTTAGCTACTTTCTCTAAATCATTCGGTATTCCTTGCTTAAGTTGATTTTGGCTATGTTTAACCGCACAGTCGGGATCCTTGAGACCATTTCCCGTTAGAACACAGACCACCGTAGCATTATCAGGTACTTGCTCTTTGACTTTGAGTAAGCCAGCTACCGAAGCTGCACTGGCAGGCTCACAAAAAACACCTTCTTCTGATGCCAAGAGGCGATAAGCATCTAAAATTTCAGTGTCGGTGACAGGATTAAATTCTCCACCACTAGCTTCTCTAACAGCGATCGCTTTATGCCAGTTGGCAGGATTACCAATTCTGATCGCAGTTGCCAGGGTGTCAGGATTCTTAACCGGTTCACCTGATACTAAAGGAGCTGCCCCTGCAGCTTGAAAACCCATCATTTTTGGAAGTCGAGCGCATTTTCCTGCCTGATGATATTCAGTAAATCCCATCCAATAAGCACTAATATTTCCCGCATTACCCACAGGAATACATAGCCAATCAGGCGCATCTCCTAAAACATCAACAACTTCAAAAGCGGCGGTCTTTTGACCCTGCAAGCGATAGGGATTAACTGAATTAACCAAGGTGACAGGATAATTTTCTGATAGCTGACGGACGATATCTAAGGCATCATCAAAGTTACCGTTAATAGCAATTACCTCCGCACCATAAAGCAGAGCCTGAGCTAATTTACCCAAAGCTACATAGCCATCGGGGATCACTACAAATGCCTTCATATCTGCGCGACGAGCATAAGCAGCAGCGGCGGCGGAAGTATTGCCTGTACTAGCGCAAATTACAGCTTTTGCCCCTTCCTCCTTAGCTTTGGAAATTGCCATGGTCATACCACGGTCCTTAAAGCTGCCTGTTGGATTTAAACCATCGTATTTGACATATACTTTCACACCACGACCAATCTTAGCCGCAATTCCCGGAACAGGAATTAAGGGAGTATTTCCTTCAAGCAAAGTAACAACAGGAGTAGCTTTACTCACTGGTAAGTAGGAACGATAGGTTTCGATTAAACCTTGCCAGTTATTCGCACCTTTAGCAATGTTTGGATAAGATAAGTTGGTCGGGGGGATACTCAGAGTCACAGTCTGTTTCGGTTAATGTTTAACAATTATCGATCAACAGTGATGGTG
This genomic window contains:
- the thrC gene encoding threonine synthase is translated as MSIPPTNLSYPNIAKGANNWQGLIETYRSYLPVSKATPVVTLLEGNTPLIPVPGIAAKIGRGVKVYVKYDGLNPTGSFKDRGMTMAISKAKEEGAKAVICASTGNTSAAAAAYARRADMKAFVVIPDGYVALGKLAQALLYGAEVIAINGNFDDALDIVRQLSENYPVTLVNSVNPYRLQGQKTAAFEVVDVLGDAPDWLCIPVGNAGNISAYWMGFTEYHQAGKCARLPKMMGFQAAGAAPLVSGEPVKNPDTLATAIRIGNPANWHKAIAVREASGGEFNPVTDTEILDAYRLLASEEGVFCEPASAASVAGLLKVKEQVPDNATVVCVLTGNGLKDPDCAVKHSQNQLKQGIPNDLEKVAKVMGF